From the genome of Vibrio porteresiae DSM 19223, one region includes:
- the cobA gene encoding uroporphyrinogen-III C-methyltransferase — protein sequence MADVVDVSSSVKQAPRLVSIETGALSQAISRLSPSQLRSGEVALVGAGPGDPELLTVKALNFLQQADVVLYDYLVSDEIMSLIPNDVILVCVGKRAGHHSVPQDKTNQLLVDFAKQGHRVVRIKGGDPFMFGRGGEELEVLVDAGVRFHVVPGITAAAGATAYAGIPLTHRDFAQSALFVTGHSKLESQDVDWSTLARGNQTLVIYMGLMKSQEIAEQLVHHGRKASTPIAIIERGTQAAQKVYRGELAQLAQLAKQAESPALIVVGEVVSLADKLQWFGQNTQTEAQFQYA from the coding sequence ATGGCAGACGTTGTAGACGTGTCTTCATCAGTAAAACAGGCACCAAGACTAGTTTCGATTGAAACGGGGGCATTAAGCCAAGCGATAAGTCGATTATCACCAAGCCAATTACGTTCTGGCGAAGTGGCATTAGTGGGTGCAGGACCTGGTGACCCAGAATTGCTCACTGTAAAAGCGCTCAACTTTTTGCAGCAGGCAGATGTGGTGTTGTACGACTACCTAGTATCAGACGAGATCATGTCCTTGATACCGAACGATGTCATCTTAGTGTGCGTTGGTAAACGTGCTGGTCATCATAGTGTTCCTCAAGACAAAACCAACCAGCTCTTGGTGGATTTTGCCAAACAAGGACATCGAGTGGTGCGTATTAAAGGTGGCGATCCCTTTATGTTTGGTCGCGGTGGAGAAGAGCTAGAAGTTTTGGTCGACGCGGGAGTCCGCTTCCATGTCGTTCCTGGCATCACCGCAGCAGCAGGCGCAACGGCTTATGCTGGGATTCCACTCACTCACAGAGACTTTGCTCAATCCGCTTTATTTGTGACTGGACACAGCAAGTTAGAGTCACAAGACGTGGATTGGTCAACCTTAGCTCGTGGCAACCAAACCTTAGTGATTTACATGGGGTTGATGAAGTCACAAGAGATAGCAGAGCAACTGGTTCACCATGGTCGTAAGGCATCAACACCGATAGCGATCATTGAGCGCGGCACACAAGCTGCGCAGAAGGTGTATCGCGGAGAGCTCGCTCAATTGGCGCAATTAGCAAAGCAGGCAGAATCGCCAGCGTTAATTGTAGTCGGTGAGGTGGTTTCTCTGGCAGATAAGCTGCAGTGGTTCGGGCAAAACACTCAGACAGAAGCTCAATTCCAATACGCTTAA